In Brassica rapa cultivar Chiifu-401-42 chromosome A06, CAAS_Brap_v3.01, whole genome shotgun sequence, a single window of DNA contains:
- the LOC103874248 gene encoding cleavage and polyadenylation specificity factor subunit 2 — protein MGTSVQVSPLCGVYNENPLAYLVSIDGFNFLLDCGWNDLFDPSLLEPLSRVASTVDAVLLSHPDTLHLGALPYAMKQLGLSAPVYATEPVHRLGLLTMYDQYLSRKQVSDFDLFTLDDIDSAFQNVIRLTYSQNFHLSGKGEGIVIAPHVAGHMLGGSIWKITKDGEEVVYAVDYNHRKERHLNGTVLQSFVRPAVLITDAYNALYTNQTQSHHRDTEFLDTISKHLEVGGNVLLPVDTAGRVLELLLILEQHWSQRAFSFPIYFLTYVSSSTIDYVKSFLEWMSDSISKSFETSRDNAFLLRHVTLLINKTDLDNAPPGPKVVLASMASLEAGFARDIFVEWANDPRNLVLFTETGQFGTLARMLQAAPPPKFVKVTMSKRVPLAGEELIAYEEEQNRLKREEALRASLVKEEETKASHGPDDNSSEPMVIDTKTTHDVVGSHGPAYKDILIDGFVPPSSSIAPMFPFYDNTADWDEYGEVINPDDYVIKDEDMDRGAMHAGGDVDGRLDEATASLMLDTRPSKVISNELIVTVSCSLVKIDYEGRSDGRSIKSTIAHVSPLKLVLVHATAEATEHLKQHCLNSICPHVYAPKIEETIDVTSDLCAYKVQLSEKLMSNVIFKKLGDSEVAWVDSEVGKTESEKRCLQPMASAAAPHKPVLVGDLKMQDFKQFLASKGVQVEFAGGGALRCGEYVTLRKVGPTGQKGGASGPQQILIEGPLCEDYYKIRDYLYSQFYLL, from the exons ATGGGTACTTCGGTGCAGGTTTCTCCACTGTGCGGAGTGTACAACGAGAATCCACTCGCATACTTGGTCTCCATCGATGGCTTCAACTTCCTCCTCGACTGTGGTTGGAACGACCTCTTCGACCCTTCCCTCCTCGAACCTCTCTCCAG ggTTGCTTCTACCGTAGATGCGGTTTTGCTTTCTCATCCAGATACGCTTCACCTCGGTGCTCTTCCTTATGCCATGAAGCAGCTTGGACTCTCTGCTCCTGTTTACGCCACTGAGCCTGTTCACAGACTAGGTCTCCTCACTATGTACGATCAGTATCTATCCAGAAAG CAAGTCTCCGACTTTGATCTGTTCACGCTGGATGACATTGATTCAGCTTTCCAGAATGTCATCAGATTGACTTACTCTCAGAACTTCCATCTTTCTG GGAAGGGAGAGGGTATTGTAATTGCTCCTCATGTTGCTGGACATATGCTGGGAGGTAGTATCTGGAAGATAACAAAGGATGGGGAGGAGGTTGTGTATGCTGTTGACTACAATCATCGGAAAGAAAG GCATTTAAACGGAACTGTTTTACAGTCTTTTGTTCGACCTGCTGTTCTGATTACCGATGCGTACAATGCTCTTTATACCAATCAAACCCAAAGCCATCACAGGGACACAGAATTTCTTG ATACCATTTCAAAGCATCTGGAAGTTGGGGGCAATGTTTTATTGCCAGTAGATACTGCGGGTCGAGTTCTGGAACTTCTCTTGATACTTGAACAG CATTGGTCACAGAGAGCTTTTAGCTTTCCCATTTACTTTCTCACATATGTGTCATCTAGCACAATTGACTATGTTAAGAGCTTCCTCGAGTGGATGAGTGACTCCATTTCAAAGTCCTTTGAGACTTCACGTGATAATGCCTTTCTATTGAG GCATGTCACTCTCTTGATAAACAAGACTGATCTGGATAATGCTCCACCTGGTCCAAAG GTTGTTCTTGCGTCCATGGCTAGTCTTGAAGCTGGTTTTGCTCGAGATATATTTGTGGAATGGGCCAATGATCCCAGAAATTTAGTCCTCTTTACTGAAACAGGCCAG TTTGGCACTTTAGCTCGTATGCTTCAGGCAGCCCCACCTCCCAAATTTGTTAAAGTCACCATGTCTAAGAGGGTTCCTTTGGCCGGGGAAGAGTTGATTGCATATGAAGAGGAGCAAAACAGACTTAAGAGAGAGGAAGCCTTGCGAGCTAGCCTCGTCAAAGAGGAGGAAACAAAAGCTTCCCACGGACCTGATGATAACTCAAGTGAACCAATGGTCATAGATACCAAGACTACTCACGATG TTGTTGGGTCTCACGGACCTGCATATAAAGATATATTGATAGATGGATTTGTTCCCCCATCCAGCAGCATTGCCCCAATGTTCCCATTCTATGATAACACTGCTGACTGGGACGAGTATGGGGAGGTCATTAATCCAGATGACTACGTGATCAAGGATGAGGACATGGACCGAGGAGCAATGCAT GCAGGAGGTGATGTGGATGGAAGGCTTGATGAGGCAACTGCTAGTCTCATGCTAGATACTAGACCTTCGAAAGTCATATCCAATGAGCTAATT GTGACTGTTAGTTGTTCACTGGTTAAAATAGACTACGAAGGTCGTTCGGATGGCCGCTCAATCAAGTCAACGATTGCACATGTTTCTCCTCTGAAACTT GTTCTGGTGCACGCAACAGCAGAGGCTACGGAGCATTTGAAGCAACACTGCTTGAACAGCATCTGTCCGCACGTGTACGCTCCGAAAATAGAGGAGACCATTGATGTGACTTCTGATCTATGTGCCTATAAG GTCCAACTCTCTGAGAAGCTGATGAGCAATGTGATCTTCAAGAAG CTGGGAGATTCAGAAGTAGCATGGGTGGATTCAGAGGTAGGGAAGACAGAGAGCGAGAAGCGGTGTCTGCAACCAATGGCAAGTGCAGCAGCTCCTCACAAACCCGTGCTAGTGGGAGATCTGAAAATGCAAGACTTCAAGCAGTTTCTGGCAAGCAAAGGAGTTCAGGTAGAGTTTGCAGGTGGAGGAGCTTTACGATGCGGTGAGTATGTCACTCTAAGGAAGGTCGGTCCAACTGGTCAGAAG GGGGGAGCATCAGGGCCACAGCAAATTCTGATAGAAGGACCGTTGTGTGAAGATTATTATAAGATCAGGGATTATCTATATTCTCAGTTTTACCTCCTCTGA